The following proteins come from a genomic window of Bombyx mori chromosome 18, ASM3026992v2:
- the LOC101740926 gene encoding REST corepressor 1 isoform X1 encodes MVLAERSNDVRNGKRSRGPSPNGHGSPDSSSDEENVVPFAAEKIRVGRDYQAVCPELEPVEARRPDLISDRALLVWSPTTEIADIKLDEYITTAKEKYGYNGEQALGMLFWHKHDLNRASLDLANFTPFPDEWTVEDKVLFEQAFQFHGKSFHRIRQMLPDKSIASLVKYYYSWKKTRARTSLMDVVGEGRNAASSGSGKKESGTTSEPGGSDKESDNDEKKWTVHRGIVRGGKYAARSVALQRASRTGPATQGEGGGEGAGKWCSVCGIQCTHTTPHNSHKLCQACLVHARRTGTMRPLCGPSGRRGPGSKQQRFKHRLPRGIYINHDDLVAMATGPQPGELPQPGLINQGEAILKSMDREIISLKRQVQQNKQQLSAMKRKVGDTGVEDYRPGEPPAKINSRWTNDELLMAVTAVRKYGRDFQAIAETLGTKTEAHVRSFFISYRRRYNLDAVVREHEAERGNTHHIQAGTTSTESADTADSSNAKNGTASPTTSKDEKTEVDSEGVALGASAEQGGPPTTPPKHKPSK; translated from the exons ATGGTTCTAGCAGAACGAAGTAATGATGTTCGAAACGGGAAGCGGTCAAGGGGGCCAAGCCCCAATGGTCATGGAAGTCCAGATTCAAGTTCGGATGAAGAAAATG TAGTACCGTTTGCAGCCGAAAAGATTCGGGTTGGTCGGGATTACCAAGCAGTCTGTCCAGAATTGGAACCAGTTGAAGCAAGAAGACCAGACTTAATTTCTGATAGGGCTCTGCTTGTCTGGTCGCCAACTACTGAGATAGCTGATATCAAAT TGGATGAATATATTACAACAGCTAAAGAAAAATATGGTTATAATGGTGAACAAGCTCTTGGTATGCTCTTCTGGCACAAGCATGATCTTAATCGTGCATCATTGGATCTTGCAAACTTCACACCATTTCCTGATGAGTGGACAGTGGAGGACAAGGTGTTATTTGAACAAGCTTTTCAGTTTCATGGTAAAAGCTTTCATCGAATACGTCAAATG CTTCCAGATAAATCTATTGCATCTTTAgtcaaatactattattcaTGGAAGAAAACAAGAGCACGTACTTCCTTAATGGATGTTGTTGGTGAAGGGCGAAATGCTGCAAGCTCAGGGTCTGGAAAAAAAGAGTCTGGGACTACATCTGAACCTGGCGGCTCAGACAAAGAATCTGACAATGATGAAAAG AAGTGGACTGTCCACCGTGGTATAGTTCGGGGAGGCAAGTATGCAGCAAGGAGTGTGGCTTTGCAGCGTGCCAGCCGAACGGGGCCCGCCACCCAG GGCGAGGGCGGCGGCGAGGGCGCGGGCAAGTGGTGCTCCGTGTGCGGCATTCAGTGCACTCACACCACGCCGCACAACTCCCACAAGTTATGTCAGGCATGCCTCGTGCACGCCAG ACGCACGGGAACGATGAGACCATTGTGCGGGCCCTCGGGCAGACGCGGTCCCGGCTCAAAGCAACAGCGGTTCAAACATCGGCTACCTCGCGGCATTTACATCAATCACGATGATCTCGTCGCGATGGCGACCGGTCCTCAACCTGGTGAACTTCCGCAGCCCGGGCTTATCAATCAGGGCGAAGCCATACTCAAATCAATGGACAGAGaaattatatctttaaaaaGACAA GTACAACAAAACAAGCAGCAATTGAGCGCCATGAAACGCAAAGTTGGCGATACTGGAGTGGAGGATTACCGTCCTGGCGAGCCTCCTGCCAAGATAAATTCACGTTGGACAAATGACGAATTACTCATGGCCGTTACTGCAGTAAGAAAGTACG GAAGGGACTTCCAAGCCATCGCCGAGACCCTTGGGACCAAGACCGAAGCGCACGTGCGGTCATTCTTCATTTCATACCGACGTCGATACAACCTGGATGCGGTCGTACGCGAACACGAGGCGGAGCGTGGGAACACTCATCACATTCAAGctg GTACAACAAGCACCGAGTCTGCGGACACAGCCGACAGCTCCAACGCTAAGAACGGCACGGCGTCACCGACGACTTCTAAAGACGAGAAA ACAGAGGTGGATAGCGAAGGAGTGGCTCTGGGTGCTTCGGCTGAACAGGGCGGTCCTCCCACGACTCCGCCCAAACACAAACCATCCAAGTGA
- the LOC101740926 gene encoding REST corepressor 1 isoform X2, with the protein MVLAERSNDVRNGKRSRGPSPNGHGSPDSSSDEENAEKIRVGRDYQAVCPELEPVEARRPDLISDRALLVWSPTTEIADIKLDEYITTAKEKYGYNGEQALGMLFWHKHDLNRASLDLANFTPFPDEWTVEDKVLFEQAFQFHGKSFHRIRQMLPDKSIASLVKYYYSWKKTRARTSLMDVVGEGRNAASSGSGKKESGTTSEPGGSDKESDNDEKKWTVHRGIVRGGKYAARSVALQRASRTGPATQGEGGGEGAGKWCSVCGIQCTHTTPHNSHKLCQACLVHARRTGTMRPLCGPSGRRGPGSKQQRFKHRLPRGIYINHDDLVAMATGPQPGELPQPGLINQGEAILKSMDREIISLKRQVQQNKQQLSAMKRKVGDTGVEDYRPGEPPAKINSRWTNDELLMAVTAVRKYGRDFQAIAETLGTKTEAHVRSFFISYRRRYNLDAVVREHEAERGNTHHIQAGTTSTESADTADSSNAKNGTASPTTSKDEKTEVDSEGVALGASAEQGGPPTTPPKHKPSK; encoded by the exons ATGGTTCTAGCAGAACGAAGTAATGATGTTCGAAACGGGAAGCGGTCAAGGGGGCCAAGCCCCAATGGTCATGGAAGTCCAGATTCAAGTTCGGATGAAGAAAATG CCGAAAAGATTCGGGTTGGTCGGGATTACCAAGCAGTCTGTCCAGAATTGGAACCAGTTGAAGCAAGAAGACCAGACTTAATTTCTGATAGGGCTCTGCTTGTCTGGTCGCCAACTACTGAGATAGCTGATATCAAAT TGGATGAATATATTACAACAGCTAAAGAAAAATATGGTTATAATGGTGAACAAGCTCTTGGTATGCTCTTCTGGCACAAGCATGATCTTAATCGTGCATCATTGGATCTTGCAAACTTCACACCATTTCCTGATGAGTGGACAGTGGAGGACAAGGTGTTATTTGAACAAGCTTTTCAGTTTCATGGTAAAAGCTTTCATCGAATACGTCAAATG CTTCCAGATAAATCTATTGCATCTTTAgtcaaatactattattcaTGGAAGAAAACAAGAGCACGTACTTCCTTAATGGATGTTGTTGGTGAAGGGCGAAATGCTGCAAGCTCAGGGTCTGGAAAAAAAGAGTCTGGGACTACATCTGAACCTGGCGGCTCAGACAAAGAATCTGACAATGATGAAAAG AAGTGGACTGTCCACCGTGGTATAGTTCGGGGAGGCAAGTATGCAGCAAGGAGTGTGGCTTTGCAGCGTGCCAGCCGAACGGGGCCCGCCACCCAG GGCGAGGGCGGCGGCGAGGGCGCGGGCAAGTGGTGCTCCGTGTGCGGCATTCAGTGCACTCACACCACGCCGCACAACTCCCACAAGTTATGTCAGGCATGCCTCGTGCACGCCAG ACGCACGGGAACGATGAGACCATTGTGCGGGCCCTCGGGCAGACGCGGTCCCGGCTCAAAGCAACAGCGGTTCAAACATCGGCTACCTCGCGGCATTTACATCAATCACGATGATCTCGTCGCGATGGCGACCGGTCCTCAACCTGGTGAACTTCCGCAGCCCGGGCTTATCAATCAGGGCGAAGCCATACTCAAATCAATGGACAGAGaaattatatctttaaaaaGACAA GTACAACAAAACAAGCAGCAATTGAGCGCCATGAAACGCAAAGTTGGCGATACTGGAGTGGAGGATTACCGTCCTGGCGAGCCTCCTGCCAAGATAAATTCACGTTGGACAAATGACGAATTACTCATGGCCGTTACTGCAGTAAGAAAGTACG GAAGGGACTTCCAAGCCATCGCCGAGACCCTTGGGACCAAGACCGAAGCGCACGTGCGGTCATTCTTCATTTCATACCGACGTCGATACAACCTGGATGCGGTCGTACGCGAACACGAGGCGGAGCGTGGGAACACTCATCACATTCAAGctg GTACAACAAGCACCGAGTCTGCGGACACAGCCGACAGCTCCAACGCTAAGAACGGCACGGCGTCACCGACGACTTCTAAAGACGAGAAA ACAGAGGTGGATAGCGAAGGAGTGGCTCTGGGTGCTTCGGCTGAACAGGGCGGTCCTCCCACGACTCCGCCCAAACACAAACCATCCAAGTGA
- the LOC101740926 gene encoding REST corepressor 1 isoform X3 — protein sequence MVLAERSNDVRNGKRSRGPSPNGHGSPDSSSDEENVVPFAAEKIRVGRDYQAVCPELEPVEARRPDLISDRALLVWSPTTEIADIKLDEYITTAKEKYGYNGEQALGMLFWHKHDLNRASLDLANFTPFPDEWTVEDKVLFEQAFQFHGKSFHRIRQMLPDKSIASLVKYYYSWKKTRARTSLMDVVGEGRNAASSGSGKKESGTTSEPGGSDKESDNDEKGEGGGEGAGKWCSVCGIQCTHTTPHNSHKLCQACLVHARRTGTMRPLCGPSGRRGPGSKQQRFKHRLPRGIYINHDDLVAMATGPQPGELPQPGLINQGEAILKSMDREIISLKRQVQQNKQQLSAMKRKVGDTGVEDYRPGEPPAKINSRWTNDELLMAVTAVRKYGRDFQAIAETLGTKTEAHVRSFFISYRRRYNLDAVVREHEAERGNTHHIQAGTTSTESADTADSSNAKNGTASPTTSKDEKTEVDSEGVALGASAEQGGPPTTPPKHKPSK from the exons ATGGTTCTAGCAGAACGAAGTAATGATGTTCGAAACGGGAAGCGGTCAAGGGGGCCAAGCCCCAATGGTCATGGAAGTCCAGATTCAAGTTCGGATGAAGAAAATG TAGTACCGTTTGCAGCCGAAAAGATTCGGGTTGGTCGGGATTACCAAGCAGTCTGTCCAGAATTGGAACCAGTTGAAGCAAGAAGACCAGACTTAATTTCTGATAGGGCTCTGCTTGTCTGGTCGCCAACTACTGAGATAGCTGATATCAAAT TGGATGAATATATTACAACAGCTAAAGAAAAATATGGTTATAATGGTGAACAAGCTCTTGGTATGCTCTTCTGGCACAAGCATGATCTTAATCGTGCATCATTGGATCTTGCAAACTTCACACCATTTCCTGATGAGTGGACAGTGGAGGACAAGGTGTTATTTGAACAAGCTTTTCAGTTTCATGGTAAAAGCTTTCATCGAATACGTCAAATG CTTCCAGATAAATCTATTGCATCTTTAgtcaaatactattattcaTGGAAGAAAACAAGAGCACGTACTTCCTTAATGGATGTTGTTGGTGAAGGGCGAAATGCTGCAAGCTCAGGGTCTGGAAAAAAAGAGTCTGGGACTACATCTGAACCTGGCGGCTCAGACAAAGAATCTGACAATGATGAAAAG GGCGAGGGCGGCGGCGAGGGCGCGGGCAAGTGGTGCTCCGTGTGCGGCATTCAGTGCACTCACACCACGCCGCACAACTCCCACAAGTTATGTCAGGCATGCCTCGTGCACGCCAG ACGCACGGGAACGATGAGACCATTGTGCGGGCCCTCGGGCAGACGCGGTCCCGGCTCAAAGCAACAGCGGTTCAAACATCGGCTACCTCGCGGCATTTACATCAATCACGATGATCTCGTCGCGATGGCGACCGGTCCTCAACCTGGTGAACTTCCGCAGCCCGGGCTTATCAATCAGGGCGAAGCCATACTCAAATCAATGGACAGAGaaattatatctttaaaaaGACAA GTACAACAAAACAAGCAGCAATTGAGCGCCATGAAACGCAAAGTTGGCGATACTGGAGTGGAGGATTACCGTCCTGGCGAGCCTCCTGCCAAGATAAATTCACGTTGGACAAATGACGAATTACTCATGGCCGTTACTGCAGTAAGAAAGTACG GAAGGGACTTCCAAGCCATCGCCGAGACCCTTGGGACCAAGACCGAAGCGCACGTGCGGTCATTCTTCATTTCATACCGACGTCGATACAACCTGGATGCGGTCGTACGCGAACACGAGGCGGAGCGTGGGAACACTCATCACATTCAAGctg GTACAACAAGCACCGAGTCTGCGGACACAGCCGACAGCTCCAACGCTAAGAACGGCACGGCGTCACCGACGACTTCTAAAGACGAGAAA ACAGAGGTGGATAGCGAAGGAGTGGCTCTGGGTGCTTCGGCTGAACAGGGCGGTCCTCCCACGACTCCGCCCAAACACAAACCATCCAAGTGA
- the LOC101740926 gene encoding REST corepressor 1 isoform X4 codes for MVLAERSNDVRNGKRSRGPSPNGHGSPDSSSDEENAEKIRVGRDYQAVCPELEPVEARRPDLISDRALLVWSPTTEIADIKLDEYITTAKEKYGYNGEQALGMLFWHKHDLNRASLDLANFTPFPDEWTVEDKVLFEQAFQFHGKSFHRIRQMLPDKSIASLVKYYYSWKKTRARTSLMDVVGEGRNAASSGSGKKESGTTSEPGGSDKESDNDEKGEGGGEGAGKWCSVCGIQCTHTTPHNSHKLCQACLVHARRTGTMRPLCGPSGRRGPGSKQQRFKHRLPRGIYINHDDLVAMATGPQPGELPQPGLINQGEAILKSMDREIISLKRQVQQNKQQLSAMKRKVGDTGVEDYRPGEPPAKINSRWTNDELLMAVTAVRKYGRDFQAIAETLGTKTEAHVRSFFISYRRRYNLDAVVREHEAERGNTHHIQAGTTSTESADTADSSNAKNGTASPTTSKDEKTEVDSEGVALGASAEQGGPPTTPPKHKPSK; via the exons ATGGTTCTAGCAGAACGAAGTAATGATGTTCGAAACGGGAAGCGGTCAAGGGGGCCAAGCCCCAATGGTCATGGAAGTCCAGATTCAAGTTCGGATGAAGAAAATG CCGAAAAGATTCGGGTTGGTCGGGATTACCAAGCAGTCTGTCCAGAATTGGAACCAGTTGAAGCAAGAAGACCAGACTTAATTTCTGATAGGGCTCTGCTTGTCTGGTCGCCAACTACTGAGATAGCTGATATCAAAT TGGATGAATATATTACAACAGCTAAAGAAAAATATGGTTATAATGGTGAACAAGCTCTTGGTATGCTCTTCTGGCACAAGCATGATCTTAATCGTGCATCATTGGATCTTGCAAACTTCACACCATTTCCTGATGAGTGGACAGTGGAGGACAAGGTGTTATTTGAACAAGCTTTTCAGTTTCATGGTAAAAGCTTTCATCGAATACGTCAAATG CTTCCAGATAAATCTATTGCATCTTTAgtcaaatactattattcaTGGAAGAAAACAAGAGCACGTACTTCCTTAATGGATGTTGTTGGTGAAGGGCGAAATGCTGCAAGCTCAGGGTCTGGAAAAAAAGAGTCTGGGACTACATCTGAACCTGGCGGCTCAGACAAAGAATCTGACAATGATGAAAAG GGCGAGGGCGGCGGCGAGGGCGCGGGCAAGTGGTGCTCCGTGTGCGGCATTCAGTGCACTCACACCACGCCGCACAACTCCCACAAGTTATGTCAGGCATGCCTCGTGCACGCCAG ACGCACGGGAACGATGAGACCATTGTGCGGGCCCTCGGGCAGACGCGGTCCCGGCTCAAAGCAACAGCGGTTCAAACATCGGCTACCTCGCGGCATTTACATCAATCACGATGATCTCGTCGCGATGGCGACCGGTCCTCAACCTGGTGAACTTCCGCAGCCCGGGCTTATCAATCAGGGCGAAGCCATACTCAAATCAATGGACAGAGaaattatatctttaaaaaGACAA GTACAACAAAACAAGCAGCAATTGAGCGCCATGAAACGCAAAGTTGGCGATACTGGAGTGGAGGATTACCGTCCTGGCGAGCCTCCTGCCAAGATAAATTCACGTTGGACAAATGACGAATTACTCATGGCCGTTACTGCAGTAAGAAAGTACG GAAGGGACTTCCAAGCCATCGCCGAGACCCTTGGGACCAAGACCGAAGCGCACGTGCGGTCATTCTTCATTTCATACCGACGTCGATACAACCTGGATGCGGTCGTACGCGAACACGAGGCGGAGCGTGGGAACACTCATCACATTCAAGctg GTACAACAAGCACCGAGTCTGCGGACACAGCCGACAGCTCCAACGCTAAGAACGGCACGGCGTCACCGACGACTTCTAAAGACGAGAAA ACAGAGGTGGATAGCGAAGGAGTGGCTCTGGGTGCTTCGGCTGAACAGGGCGGTCCTCCCACGACTCCGCCCAAACACAAACCATCCAAGTGA